From Planococcus halocryophilus, the proteins below share one genomic window:
- a CDS encoding ABC transporter permease: MQRRLANINIWTVAAIAIIAALFLPNMTIVTGLFTPSNENWEHMKEFVLWSFVKNSLILVVATAVSTIFIGLSLAWLIAQYQFPFRKFLKWALILPLSIPPFIGAYTYHGIFNYTGVIQSTLRGLFNMELNPVYFDIMNLPGAIFIYTVFLYPYVYTITQVFLSQQSASLIESTRLLGKGPWRTFFQVVVPISRISIIAGASLVILEVLNDYGVVKYYGIQTFTTAIFQSWFGLGDIETSIKLAASLMGFVIIILLIEKILRGRRQYSYSSTKVRPLPLIRLTGWKAFAAAGYGFAILALGFFIPIIQLIDWTILTFGTIPLDEFISYIKNSVFVAGISAATIIVFSLIVGNFARLVHGRIAKLLPKLTVLGYSIPGAVIAVAVVTAFVALDNFLAPLYQLVGTKSTLVLSVSLILLVTAYIIRFFAIGYSSIETGYDKIGTDFQDASRLLGAGLTRTFFKVDMPMMKGAIISGFILVFIDVLKEIPLTLILRPFNFDTLSTKAFQYASDEKIMEASQASLLIVGISALAIMVFYKFLEKELD, translated from the coding sequence ATGCAACGAAGACTCGCTAATATAAATATTTGGACGGTCGCAGCTATCGCTATTATAGCTGCACTGTTTTTGCCGAACATGACAATTGTGACAGGGTTATTCACCCCCTCTAATGAAAATTGGGAGCATATGAAAGAATTCGTCCTCTGGTCGTTTGTCAAAAACTCCTTGATTCTCGTTGTTGCCACAGCAGTTTCAACGATTTTCATCGGTTTGAGTTTAGCTTGGCTGATTGCCCAGTACCAGTTTCCTTTCCGAAAATTTTTGAAATGGGCTTTGATCTTGCCTCTTTCTATTCCTCCTTTTATCGGAGCTTACACCTATCATGGAATCTTCAATTATACCGGGGTGATCCAGTCGACACTTCGCGGACTGTTTAATATGGAACTCAATCCTGTATACTTTGACATCATGAATTTACCAGGTGCAATTTTTATCTATACTGTCTTCTTGTATCCTTACGTTTATACCATTACACAAGTTTTTCTTTCTCAACAATCCGCTTCGCTCATTGAAAGTACACGACTTCTAGGAAAAGGCCCTTGGCGAACCTTTTTCCAAGTGGTTGTTCCGATTTCACGTATTTCGATTATTGCAGGCGCCAGTTTAGTCATCTTAGAAGTTTTAAATGATTACGGCGTTGTAAAATATTACGGCATCCAGACGTTTACGACAGCAATTTTCCAAAGCTGGTTTGGTTTAGGGGATATTGAAACGTCGATTAAACTCGCAGCCTCTTTAATGGGCTTTGTTATTATCATTTTGCTGATTGAGAAAATTCTTCGCGGGAGACGTCAATACAGCTATTCTTCCACTAAAGTACGCCCATTGCCGCTAATTCGGTTAACTGGATGGAAAGCATTTGCAGCAGCCGGATATGGCTTTGCAATATTAGCATTAGGCTTTTTCATCCCAATAATTCAATTGATCGACTGGACGATATTAACTTTTGGAACTATCCCTCTAGATGAATTTATATCTTATATAAAAAACTCAGTGTTTGTGGCAGGTATTAGTGCCGCTACCATTATTGTTTTCTCATTAATTGTTGGTAATTTTGCCCGACTTGTGCACGGCAGAATTGCTAAATTGTTGCCGAAATTGACTGTTCTCGGTTACTCTATTCCTGGAGCTGTTATTGCAGTTGCCGTTGTAACTGCCTTTGTGGCATTAGACAATTTTTTAGCACCGCTTTATCAATTAGTGGGCACAAAATCGACACTCGTACTCAGTGTTAGTCTTATCTTACTTGTTACTGCTTATATCATTCGATTTTTCGCCATTGGCTATAGCTCGATTGAGACCGGTTACGATAAAATCGGTACGGACTTCCAAGATGCTTCTCGCCTTTTAGGAGCAGGACTAACAAGAACATTCTTTAAAGTAGATATGCCGATGATGAAAGGCGCGATCATTAGTGGATTTATTCTAGTCTTTATCGATGTACTAAAAGAAATTCCATTAACTTTAATTTTAAGACCATTTAATTTTGATACACTTTCTACGAAAGCTTTCCAATATGCCAGCGACGAAAAAATCATGGAAGCTTCTCAAGCTTCTTTATTGATTGTTGGTATTAGTGCTCTGGCAATTATGGTCTTCTACAAGTTTTTGGAAAAGGAGTTGGATTAA
- a CDS encoding ABC transporter ATP-binding protein: MFVTIENLCFSYPNTKAVALDNFSLEIEKGEVISILGRSGSGKSTVLRLLAGLENPSVGKVTIQDQVLCDNKTFIQPEKRGIGMVFQDYALFPHMTVANNILFGLFRMKKSAKQQRLQEVLELVELQGYENRYPHQLSGGQQQRVAIARALAPNPHLLLLDEPFSNLDAELQEKIRKELRDILKKANITSIFVTHDEKDAHILADRIVKIKNGQTDFIGRPCDLLDVYRQEGHSEPFPAVEEKELVHS; this comes from the coding sequence ATGTTCGTAACCATTGAAAATCTTTGTTTTTCTTATCCAAATACAAAAGCTGTTGCACTTGATAATTTCTCTTTAGAGATTGAAAAAGGTGAAGTTATCTCCATTCTTGGCCGAAGCGGAAGCGGAAAAAGTACGGTTCTCCGTCTTCTTGCTGGACTTGAAAATCCCTCAGTTGGCAAAGTAACGATTCAAGATCAAGTTCTCTGTGATAATAAAACATTTATACAGCCCGAGAAGCGTGGCATCGGCATGGTTTTTCAAGATTATGCACTTTTCCCTCATATGACGGTTGCTAATAATATCTTATTTGGACTGTTTCGCATGAAAAAATCTGCCAAACAGCAACGTCTCCAAGAAGTGTTAGAGCTTGTTGAATTGCAAGGGTATGAAAATCGTTATCCCCATCAACTGAGTGGTGGACAACAACAGCGTGTAGCGATTGCTAGAGCGCTTGCGCCAAACCCTCATCTTCTCTTACTTGATGAACCATTCAGTAATTTGGATGCAGAACTGCAAGAAAAGATACGGAAAGAATTACGTGATATTCTAAAAAAAGCCAATATCACGTCAATCTTTGTTACGCACGATGAAAAAGATGCTCACATTTTGGCTGACCGTATTGTCAAAATCAAAAATGGGCAGACGGATTTTATCGGTCGCCCATGTGATTTACTCGATGTTTACCGTCAAGAAGGTCATAGTGAACCCTTTCCTGCTGTAGAAGAAAAAGAATTAGTTCATAGCTAA